In Kitasatospora gansuensis, a genomic segment contains:
- a CDS encoding ATP-binding protein, with protein MNNATRQQTGKARPRSAPQLVRLRRLIFGGARRIRRLWRIVQLNRVARRKVARPRRWGWRPSGVAMLQRLSIPFAIFFLAWVGYAVVTVVQARKGPVWERCEASGNACGVILGFASPFLALALATSVFLLYRYLRIRRPIARTARRRPHDLVPSAGTMTDEVVGRRELCRVIAQSLRDRATRRPYLLVGGVGAGKTAVLVHLTQLLAQQGAVPVPLRLRDVGADGGKLDFGELAKRRFCAETDPGLLSTEQSVKVWRQLCIDGRAVVLADGLEEAFTAADQQADRDNLIRRAIQLADRQKLPLVIASRPHAPLEETEASIIDLEPLSEEAALDYLTRSDPDPDSTRLDWIVETAMVSESPLYMQLARQLRQHHLLEHLEKSKDWDQLDTRSRDRSMLRLRLLETWERALVDGHLREEVALPSEERAKTVKMISALACIGLLQDRLEVSFKELIEPADSWLAGAAGSLHREITELNGMEITRCESLLSLYTSRAEALGLVEAFGDRVRFPHSILQAYFGSSCLHSVGSALEEAIGGQGPGRELLIALVLRGCKKSPRATDGVAQLLVDAARERSDAKALDMYATALEYDVHVQKPIHRSIAKELLERWPKITSGDRRTLDEAKHRLVARFGEALREISRRRDELQRSPVEGFDYGEPAYAEFLQIAKWERSYSLRLGIAQEIGAGGDAAFNAIRKLYRRGDPGEEGDDPVWQYEQAVQARRAVERRHRYPALVDGPGAEERRERYRQLVRDDDEKRRQLWREFAARAWLVPMIVGSVGVERRGEAKERLDLWLKHLDPLASAGGRADLPISFEIALAQGFKSAANRRKRHPDTSNEAREYLIEQAETMLSRARFWFSQLTLIHALCLWELPDHTGRTLPEEQDRSSGSVRWRRPRADPSDAVQRWLTMAGSARAAVDRRPEDQGRRGERLHPFVARAADLAVLALETGRPEQYIWIDEKGAMENVGSSPGDPRFYRKHNLWIPSSVGWSTLDPRAQQLLGDVLLLVNLTERNGKPDELESRLERANRNSLPPCLAKDRSPLQPERTIGMAETAEPGNTCLRDCPFELCPYPSKGESLRAELREVFCRQQQALLYWHRGLLPVLGRKRAPWQGVTCKELSRFWEAMAARTRTPRS; from the coding sequence ATGAACAACGCCACGCGGCAGCAGACGGGGAAGGCGAGGCCGCGTTCGGCCCCCCAGCTGGTCCGGTTACGGCGGCTGATCTTCGGCGGCGCCCGGCGGATCCGGCGGTTGTGGCGGATCGTCCAGCTGAACCGGGTGGCGCGGCGGAAGGTGGCCCGGCCCCGCAGATGGGGGTGGCGGCCCTCGGGGGTGGCCATGCTGCAGCGGCTGTCGATCCCGTTCGCGATCTTCTTCCTGGCCTGGGTGGGCTACGCGGTGGTGACCGTGGTGCAGGCGCGGAAGGGCCCGGTCTGGGAGCGCTGCGAAGCCTCCGGCAACGCCTGTGGTGTGATCCTCGGCTTCGCTTCCCCGTTCCTGGCGCTGGCGTTGGCGACCTCGGTGTTCCTGCTCTACCGGTACTTGCGGATCAGGCGCCCGATTGCCCGGACGGCCAGGCGCCGGCCGCACGACCTGGTGCCGAGCGCCGGCACCATGACCGACGAGGTGGTCGGCCGCCGTGAGCTCTGCCGGGTGATCGCGCAGTCGCTGCGGGACCGGGCGACCCGGCGCCCGTACCTGCTGGTCGGGGGCGTGGGAGCCGGCAAGACCGCGGTGCTCGTGCACCTCACCCAGCTGCTGGCGCAGCAAGGGGCGGTACCGGTGCCGCTCCGGCTGCGGGACGTCGGGGCGGACGGCGGGAAGCTGGACTTCGGCGAGCTGGCCAAGCGGCGGTTCTGCGCCGAGACCGACCCCGGACTGCTCTCCACCGAACAGAGCGTCAAGGTCTGGCGGCAGCTGTGCATCGACGGCCGGGCCGTCGTCCTCGCGGACGGGTTGGAGGAGGCGTTCACCGCCGCGGACCAGCAGGCGGACCGGGACAATCTGATCCGGCGCGCGATCCAGCTCGCGGACCGGCAGAAGCTGCCGCTGGTGATCGCCTCCCGGCCGCACGCCCCGTTGGAGGAGACCGAGGCCTCGATCATCGACCTCGAGCCGCTCTCGGAGGAGGCGGCGCTGGACTACCTCACGCGCAGCGACCCCGATCCGGACAGCACCCGGCTGGACTGGATCGTGGAGACGGCGATGGTCTCCGAGTCTCCGCTGTACATGCAGTTGGCTCGCCAGCTGAGGCAGCATCACCTGCTGGAACACCTCGAGAAGAGCAAGGACTGGGACCAGCTGGACACCCGCAGCCGGGACCGGTCGATGCTCAGGCTGCGGCTGCTCGAGACCTGGGAACGGGCCCTGGTCGACGGTCATCTCCGGGAGGAGGTCGCGCTGCCCAGCGAGGAGCGCGCCAAGACCGTGAAGATGATCTCCGCACTCGCCTGCATCGGGCTGTTGCAGGACCGGCTGGAAGTGAGCTTCAAGGAGCTGATCGAGCCGGCGGACTCCTGGCTCGCCGGGGCGGCCGGCAGTCTCCACCGGGAGATCACCGAACTGAACGGTATGGAGATCACCCGCTGCGAGAGCCTACTGTCGCTCTACACCTCGCGAGCGGAGGCACTCGGTCTGGTCGAGGCTTTCGGGGACCGGGTCCGCTTCCCGCACAGCATCCTGCAGGCCTATTTCGGTTCCAGCTGCCTGCACTCCGTGGGGAGCGCCCTGGAGGAGGCGATCGGCGGGCAGGGGCCCGGGCGGGAGCTGCTGATCGCGCTGGTGCTGCGCGGCTGCAAGAAGTCCCCGCGCGCCACGGACGGAGTGGCACAGTTGTTGGTGGACGCCGCGCGGGAGCGGTCGGACGCCAAGGCCCTCGACATGTACGCCACGGCACTGGAGTACGACGTCCATGTGCAGAAGCCGATCCACCGGAGCATCGCGAAGGAGCTGCTGGAGCGGTGGCCGAAGATCACCTCAGGGGACCGGAGAACGCTCGACGAGGCCAAGCACCGGCTGGTCGCCCGCTTCGGCGAGGCGCTCCGCGAGATCAGCCGACGGCGCGACGAGCTGCAGCGCTCGCCCGTGGAGGGTTTCGACTACGGCGAGCCGGCGTATGCGGAGTTCCTCCAGATCGCCAAGTGGGAGCGGTCCTACTCGCTGAGACTGGGGATCGCCCAGGAGATCGGGGCGGGTGGCGACGCGGCGTTCAACGCGATCCGCAAGCTGTACCGGCGCGGCGACCCCGGTGAGGAGGGCGACGACCCGGTGTGGCAGTACGAGCAGGCCGTGCAGGCGCGGCGGGCGGTCGAGCGCCGGCACCGCTACCCGGCGCTCGTCGACGGGCCCGGGGCCGAGGAGCGCCGGGAGCGCTACCGGCAGCTGGTCCGGGACGACGACGAGAAGCGCCGGCAGCTCTGGCGGGAGTTCGCCGCGCGGGCCTGGCTGGTCCCGATGATCGTGGGATCGGTCGGGGTCGAGCGCCGGGGGGAGGCGAAGGAGCGGCTCGACCTCTGGCTGAAGCACCTCGACCCGTTGGCGTCCGCCGGTGGCCGCGCCGACCTGCCGATCTCCTTCGAGATCGCCTTGGCGCAGGGCTTCAAGAGTGCGGCCAACCGCCGCAAGCGCCATCCGGACACCAGCAACGAGGCGCGGGAGTACCTGATCGAGCAGGCGGAGACAATGCTCTCCCGGGCCCGGTTCTGGTTCTCCCAGCTGACCCTGATCCACGCGCTGTGCCTCTGGGAACTGCCCGACCACACCGGGCGGACCCTGCCCGAGGAGCAGGACCGGAGCAGCGGATCGGTCCGCTGGCGGCGGCCCAGGGCCGACCCGAGTGACGCGGTGCAGCGGTGGCTCACCATGGCGGGCAGCGCGCGGGCCGCCGTCGACCGCCGTCCGGAGGACCAGGGACGGAGGGGCGAGCGGTTGCACCCCTTCGTGGCGCGGGCGGCCGACCTCGCCGTGCTGGCGCTGGAGACCGGCCGCCCCGAGCAGTACATCTGGATCGACGAGAAGGGGGCGATGGAGAACGTCGGGTCGAGCCCCGGCGACCCGCGGTTCTACCGGAAGCACAACCTCTGGATCCCGTCCTCGGTGGGCTGGAGCACGCTCGACCCGCGGGCCCAGCAACTGCTCGGCGACGTACTGCTGCTGGTCAACCTGACCGAGCGGAACGGGAAGCCGGACGAGCTGGAGAGCCGCCTGGAGCGGGCGAACCGGAACTCGCTGCCACCGTGCCTGGCCAAGGACCGCTCGCCGCTGCAGCCCGAGCGCACCATCGGCATGGCCGAGACCGCCGAACCGGGCAACACCTGCCTGCGGGACTGCCCCTTCGAACTGTGCCCGTACCCGTCCAAGGGCGAGTCGCTGCGGGCCGAACTGCGGGAGGTGTTCTGCCGGCAGCAGCAGGCCCTGCTGTACTGGCACCGGGGCCTGCTGCCCGTCCTCGGCCGCAAGCGCGCACCCTGGCAGGGCGTGACGTGCAAGGAGCTGAGCCGGTTCTGGGAGGCGATGGCGGCACGCACCCGCACACCCAGATCCTGA
- the purB gene encoding adenylosuccinate lyase, with the protein MRSVSAKPQIPNVLASRYASATLAQLWSPEHKVVLERHLWLAVLKAQQDLGIEVPAGAVADYERVTDQVDLGSIAARERVTRHDVKARIEEFSELAGHEQIHKGMTSRDLTENVEQLQIRQSLEHVRDRTVAVLVRLGKLSAQYGELVMAGRSHNVAAQATTLGKRFATVADELLVAFARLEELIARYPLRGIKGPVGTAQDMLDLLGGDAAKLAELEQRVAGHLGFENVFTSVGQVYPRSLDFEVTTALVQLSAAPSSLAKTIRLMAGHELVTEGFKAGQVGSSAMPHKMNTRSCERVNGLAVILRGYASMTAELGGDQWNEGDVSCSVVRRVALPDAFFAFDGLLETFLTVLDEFGAFPAVIETELDRYLPFLATTKVLMGAVRAGVGRETAHEVIKEHAVGSALAMREGVRENELLARLAADERIPLDRAALDALLADRLSFTGAAGAQVAEVVRRIEAVAAAYPAAAKYTPGDIL; encoded by the coding sequence TTGCGAAGCGTGAGCGCGAAGCCCCAGATCCCCAATGTCCTGGCCTCCCGGTACGCCTCGGCGACCCTGGCCCAGCTGTGGTCCCCCGAGCACAAGGTGGTCCTCGAGCGCCACCTGTGGCTCGCCGTCCTGAAGGCCCAGCAGGACCTCGGCATCGAGGTGCCGGCCGGTGCGGTGGCCGACTACGAGCGGGTGACCGACCAGGTCGACCTCGGCTCGATCGCCGCGCGTGAGCGGGTCACCCGGCACGACGTCAAGGCCCGGATCGAGGAGTTCAGCGAGCTCGCCGGGCACGAGCAGATCCACAAGGGCATGACCTCTCGGGACCTCACCGAGAACGTTGAGCAGCTGCAGATCCGGCAGTCCCTGGAGCACGTCCGGGACCGTACGGTGGCCGTGCTGGTCCGGCTCGGCAAGCTCTCGGCCCAGTACGGCGAGCTGGTGATGGCCGGCCGTTCGCACAACGTCGCCGCCCAGGCCACCACGCTCGGCAAGCGGTTCGCGACCGTCGCGGACGAGCTGCTGGTCGCGTTCGCGCGGCTGGAGGAGCTGATCGCCCGGTACCCGCTGCGCGGGATCAAGGGCCCGGTCGGCACCGCCCAGGACATGCTGGACCTGCTCGGTGGCGACGCCGCCAAGCTGGCCGAGCTGGAGCAGCGGGTGGCCGGTCACCTCGGCTTCGAGAACGTCTTCACCAGCGTCGGCCAGGTCTACCCGCGCTCGCTGGACTTCGAGGTCACCACCGCCCTGGTGCAGCTCTCCGCCGCGCCGTCCAGCCTGGCCAAGACGATCCGGCTGATGGCCGGTCACGAGCTGGTGACCGAGGGCTTCAAGGCCGGCCAGGTCGGCTCCTCGGCGATGCCGCACAAGATGAACACCCGCTCCTGCGAGCGCGTCAACGGGCTGGCCGTGATCCTGCGCGGCTACGCCTCGATGACCGCCGAGCTGGGCGGCGACCAGTGGAACGAGGGCGACGTCTCCTGCTCGGTGGTGCGCCGGGTCGCGCTGCCGGACGCGTTCTTCGCCTTCGACGGCCTGCTGGAGACCTTCCTGACCGTGCTCGACGAGTTCGGCGCCTTCCCGGCCGTGATCGAGACCGAGCTGGACCGCTACCTGCCGTTCCTGGCCACCACCAAGGTCCTGATGGGCGCGGTGCGGGCCGGGGTCGGCCGGGAGACCGCGCACGAGGTGATCAAGGAGCACGCGGTCGGCTCGGCGCTGGCCATGCGTGAGGGCGTCCGCGAGAACGAGCTGCTGGCCCGGCTCGCCGCCGACGAGCGGATCCCGCTCGACCGGGCCGCGCTGGACGCGCTGCTGGCCGACCGGCTCTCCTTCACCGGCGCGGCCGGTGCCCAGGTCGCCGAGGTGGTCCGCCGGATCGAGGCCGTGGCCGCCGCGTACCCGGCCGCCGCGAAGTACACCCCGGGCGACATTCTCTGA
- a CDS encoding MFS transporter, translated as MDTETPVELRLGTARGRWVLAATALGSGMAMLDGTVVNVALPTIGADLGASMAALQWTVNSYLLTLAGLILLGGSLGDRYGRRRIFLIGVGWFALASALCAFAPNVELLVAARALQGVGGALLTPGSLAMLQASFHPDDRSGAVGVWSGLGGVGAAAGPFLGGWLVEGPGWRWVFLLNLPLAALVTAVTVRHVPETRDETASGRFDLAGAVLAALSLAGVTYALTAGLDGTALLYGAAGLLLGVAFVLVERRGAEPMMPLSLFSSRLFSAVNLVTLCVYGAFSGIFLLLMVQLQTVSGFAPLTAGVALLPITLLMLAFSGRAGRFGHRVGPRIPLCLGPLICAAGVLLLLRVGPGASYWTDVLPAVTVLGCGMTLLVAPLTATVLAAVDVRHAGIASGVNNAAARAAGLLAVAALPALAGLTGDAYLDPVRVDHAFHTSMLACTGLLALGALLSLLTIPRTALEPDHPTAAPACEWYCDGTAPPLDQAPPG; from the coding sequence GTGGACACCGAAACCCCGGTCGAGCTGAGGCTCGGCACCGCCCGCGGCCGCTGGGTACTGGCCGCCACCGCGCTCGGCTCGGGCATGGCGATGCTGGACGGCACGGTGGTCAACGTCGCGCTCCCCACCATCGGCGCCGACCTGGGCGCCTCGATGGCCGCGCTGCAGTGGACGGTCAACTCCTACCTGCTCACCCTGGCCGGGCTGATCCTGCTCGGCGGCTCGCTCGGCGACCGCTACGGCCGCCGCCGGATCTTCCTGATCGGCGTCGGCTGGTTCGCACTGGCCTCCGCGCTCTGCGCCTTCGCCCCGAACGTCGAGCTGCTGGTCGCCGCGCGGGCCCTCCAGGGCGTCGGCGGCGCCCTCCTGACGCCCGGTTCGCTCGCGATGCTGCAGGCCTCCTTCCACCCGGACGACCGTTCCGGCGCGGTCGGCGTCTGGTCCGGCCTCGGCGGCGTCGGCGCGGCCGCGGGTCCGTTCCTCGGCGGCTGGCTGGTCGAGGGGCCGGGCTGGCGCTGGGTCTTCCTGCTCAATCTGCCGCTGGCCGCCCTGGTCACTGCGGTGACGGTCCGTCATGTCCCGGAGACCCGGGACGAGACCGCCAGCGGCCGCTTCGACCTGGCCGGCGCCGTCCTCGCCGCCCTCTCCCTGGCCGGGGTCACCTACGCGCTGACCGCCGGCCTGGACGGTACGGCCCTGCTCTACGGCGCGGCCGGCCTGCTGCTGGGCGTGGCCTTCGTCCTGGTGGAGCGGCGCGGCGCCGAGCCGATGATGCCGCTCTCGCTCTTCTCCTCCCGGCTGTTCTCCGCCGTCAACCTGGTCACGCTCTGCGTGTACGGGGCGTTCAGCGGGATCTTCCTGCTGCTGATGGTGCAGCTGCAGACCGTCTCGGGTTTCGCCCCGCTGACCGCCGGGGTCGCGCTGCTGCCGATCACCCTGCTGATGCTCGCCTTCTCCGGCCGGGCGGGCCGGTTCGGCCACCGGGTCGGGCCCCGGATCCCGCTCTGCCTGGGCCCGTTGATCTGCGCGGCCGGTGTCCTGCTGCTGCTCCGGGTCGGCCCCGGGGCCTCGTACTGGACGGACGTGCTGCCCGCCGTCACCGTGCTCGGCTGCGGCATGACCCTGCTGGTCGCCCCGCTCACCGCCACCGTGCTGGCCGCCGTCGACGTCCGGCACGCCGGGATCGCCAGCGGCGTCAACAACGCCGCCGCCCGGGCCGCCGGGCTGCTCGCGGTGGCCGCCCTCCCCGCGCTGGCCGGCCTCACCGGCGACGCCTACCTGGACCCGGTCCGGGTCGACCACGCCTTCCACACCTCGATGCTGGCCTGCACCGGGCTGCTCGCCCTGGGGGCGCTGCTCTCGCTGCTCACCATCCCGCGCACCGCCCTCGAACCGGACCACCCGACCGCGGCCCCCGCCTGCGAGTGGTACTGCGACGGCACCGCCCCGCCGCTGGACCAGGCCCCGCCCGGGTAA
- a CDS encoding serine protease, translating to MKRQLARWTTLAASALLATGTMVLPAQAGEVTPSVVGGTRAAQGEFPFMVRLSMGCGGALLTKQIVLTAAHCVGASGNTTSITATLGVVDLNSGSAVKIKSSKVYRAPGFTGAENGNDWALIKLASPVTSTAVTTLPIAGSTAYDSGTFTVAGWGAATEGGAQQRYLRKASVPFVSDASCAAAYPGLVTGASLCAGDLANGGVDTCQGDSGGPMFRRDSANNWIQVGITSWGEGCARPGLPGVYTQVSTYAAAITAAAATL from the coding sequence ATGAAGCGTCAACTGGCACGGTGGACCACGCTCGCGGCGAGCGCCCTGCTCGCGACCGGCACCATGGTGCTGCCCGCCCAGGCCGGCGAGGTGACCCCGAGCGTGGTCGGCGGCACCCGGGCCGCGCAGGGCGAGTTCCCGTTCATGGTCCGGCTCTCGATGGGCTGTGGCGGCGCGCTGCTCACCAAGCAGATCGTGCTGACCGCCGCGCACTGCGTCGGCGCCAGCGGGAACACCACCAGCATCACCGCGACCCTGGGCGTGGTGGACCTGAACAGCGGCAGCGCGGTGAAGATCAAGTCCAGCAAGGTCTACCGGGCCCCCGGCTTCACCGGCGCCGAGAACGGCAACGACTGGGCCCTGATCAAGCTCGCCTCGCCGGTCACCAGCACCGCCGTCACCACCCTGCCGATCGCGGGCAGCACCGCCTACGACAGCGGCACCTTCACGGTCGCGGGCTGGGGTGCCGCCACCGAGGGCGGCGCCCAGCAGCGCTACCTGCGGAAGGCGTCGGTGCCGTTCGTCAGCGACGCGAGCTGCGCCGCGGCCTACCCCGGGCTGGTCACCGGCGCCTCGCTCTGCGCGGGCGACCTGGCCAACGGCGGGGTGGACACCTGCCAGGGCGACTCGGGCGGCCCGATGTTCCGCCGGGACTCCGCGAACAACTGGATCCAGGTGGGCATCACCAGCTGGGGCGAGGGCTGCGCGCGGCCTGGCCTGCCCGGCGTGTACACCCAGGTGAGCACGTACGCGGCGGCGATCACGGCGGCGGCCGCGACCCTCTAG
- a CDS encoding helix-turn-helix domain-containing protein: MSLDLPPTLSARSDFGARLRHWRLLRGLSQAELGRRLGYDDSHISRVENTRRWPPAGMAERLDELLGTAGELAGLWPQVERERRRLARYGRPGTAAPGPDALEQLLTAYRTAAHAVGGQALVDVLEQHARLAARQQRTAPSAERARFGSLAARYAELAGWARFDRLEYGRALAWYDCGREWAAVAGDPAGVSLLLARQSAVHWACGHSAAAIGAAGASYEQALRAGRPAAQARALLARARGHALAADRRETERALEEAARLTEAEPTAEARTRLLLVHGTCHRDLAVRTGRRAHARVATAGLDEALIRLPLEQQHYRALVTARLAGAHVWAGRPEAAGTVLARVPAAEGRVALERRQSERWLSRHIG, encoded by the coding sequence GTGTCCCTCGATCTGCCGCCGACCCTCTCGGCCCGCTCCGACTTCGGCGCCCGGTTACGCCACTGGCGCCTGCTCCGCGGGCTCAGTCAGGCCGAGCTGGGCCGACGGCTCGGCTACGACGACTCGCACATCAGCCGGGTGGAGAACACCCGCCGCTGGCCACCGGCCGGAATGGCCGAACGGCTCGACGAACTCCTCGGCACCGCAGGTGAGTTGGCGGGCCTCTGGCCCCAGGTCGAGCGGGAGCGCCGCCGGCTGGCCCGGTACGGCCGGCCGGGCACCGCCGCGCCGGGGCCGGACGCCCTGGAGCAGCTGCTGACCGCCTACCGCACTGCCGCCCACGCGGTCGGCGGTCAGGCCCTGGTGGACGTCCTGGAGCAGCACGCCCGGCTGGCGGCCCGTCAGCAGCGCACCGCCCCCTCGGCCGAACGGGCCCGGTTCGGTTCGCTGGCCGCCCGCTACGCCGAACTCGCGGGCTGGGCCCGGTTCGACCGGCTGGAGTACGGCCGCGCGCTCGCCTGGTACGACTGCGGCCGGGAGTGGGCCGCCGTGGCGGGCGACCCGGCGGGGGTGTCGCTGCTGCTGGCCAGGCAGAGCGCGGTGCACTGGGCCTGCGGGCACTCGGCCGCCGCGATCGGCGCCGCCGGTGCCTCGTACGAGCAGGCCCTCCGGGCCGGGCGGCCCGCCGCCCAGGCCCGCGCGCTGCTGGCCCGGGCCCGGGGGCACGCGCTGGCCGCCGACCGCCGGGAGACCGAGCGGGCCCTGGAGGAGGCCGCCCGGCTGACCGAGGCCGAGCCGACCGCCGAGGCCAGGACCCGGCTACTGCTGGTGCACGGCACCTGTCACCGCGACCTGGCGGTCCGGACCGGCCGTCGCGCGCACGCCCGGGTGGCCACCGCCGGGCTGGACGAGGCGCTGATCCGGCTGCCGCTCGAACAGCAGCACTACCGCGCCCTGGTGACGGCTCGACTGGCCGGTGCGCACGTCTGGGCCGGACGCCCGGAGGCGGCCGGCACCGTGCTGGCCCGGGTGCCGGCCGCCGAGGGCCGGGTCGCGCTGGAGCGCCGCCAGTCCGAACGCTGGCTGTCCCGGCACATCGGGTGA
- a CDS encoding Na+/H+ antiporter: MIGLELVVVLCAAILLCGVLAPQLRISRPVLLLACGILVGLIPSLSGIRLEPDVVLLLFLPVLLYWESLTASLRSIRRGLRGVVLVSTLLVIATAAAAAATAHAFGLPWGPAWVLGAAVAPTDATAVAALGRLLPQRSLDMLKAESLVNDGTALVVYGVAVGVTTGGERLGGGHVGWLFLFAYVGGAAAGALVAWPALYVLRRLTDPVLSIVLALLTPFTAYLLAESVEASGVLAVVVCGLIVARVAPRVSDAASRTVGYPFFSMATYLLNATLFLLVGLEIPSAVRDLSSTALTTAVVIALAVFAVLVAVRIAFLFLSAYAIRALDRRPEQRLRRMSHRYRIVGGLSGFRGAVSLAVVLSVPTTLDDGTPFPDRDTLVFVTACVIVLTLVVQGALLPAVVRWADLPAETSAEEELRLAGTTATKDALAALDTLAADLGTGPQATDQLRQELQLHLDLLAAEPTGNHPALRQATDITTLRLAVIAHKRATVIRLRDTQRIDDSVLQRFQARLDAEEQRLAPTEPAE, encoded by the coding sequence ATGATCGGCCTGGAACTCGTCGTCGTACTGTGCGCGGCCATCCTGCTGTGCGGCGTGCTCGCCCCGCAGCTGCGGATCAGCCGCCCCGTCCTCCTGTTGGCCTGCGGCATTCTCGTGGGGCTCATCCCGTCGCTGAGCGGGATCCGGCTGGAGCCGGACGTCGTCCTGCTGCTGTTCCTGCCCGTCCTGCTCTACTGGGAGAGCCTGACCGCCTCACTCCGCTCGATCCGCCGTGGACTGCGCGGAGTCGTCCTGGTCAGCACCCTTCTTGTCATCGCGACCGCCGCGGCGGCCGCCGCCACCGCCCACGCCTTCGGCCTGCCGTGGGGCCCGGCCTGGGTGCTCGGCGCCGCCGTCGCCCCCACCGACGCCACCGCCGTAGCCGCCCTCGGACGACTCCTCCCACAGCGCAGCCTGGACATGCTCAAGGCGGAGAGCCTCGTCAACGACGGCACCGCGCTGGTGGTCTACGGTGTCGCGGTCGGCGTGACCACCGGCGGCGAACGCCTCGGCGGCGGCCATGTCGGCTGGCTCTTCCTGTTCGCCTACGTCGGCGGCGCGGCGGCCGGCGCACTCGTCGCCTGGCCCGCCCTGTACGTCCTGCGCCGCCTCACCGACCCCGTGCTCAGCATCGTCCTGGCGCTGCTCACCCCGTTCACCGCCTACCTCCTGGCCGAGTCCGTCGAGGCGTCCGGGGTGCTCGCCGTCGTCGTCTGCGGGCTGATCGTCGCCCGTGTCGCACCCCGGGTCAGCGACGCGGCGTCCCGCACCGTCGGCTACCCGTTCTTCAGCATGGCCACCTACCTGCTGAACGCGACCCTGTTCCTGCTCGTCGGCCTGGAGATCCCCTCCGCGGTACGCGACCTGTCCAGCACCGCCCTCACCACAGCGGTCGTCATCGCCTTGGCGGTCTTCGCCGTCCTGGTCGCCGTCCGGATCGCCTTCCTCTTCCTGTCCGCCTATGCGATCCGGGCCCTGGACCGGCGCCCCGAACAGCGGCTGCGCCGGATGAGTCACCGCTACCGCATCGTCGGAGGACTGTCCGGCTTCCGCGGCGCAGTCTCCTTGGCGGTCGTACTCTCCGTCCCCACCACCCTCGACGACGGCACCCCCTTCCCCGACCGCGACACCCTGGTCTTCGTCACCGCCTGCGTGATCGTCCTGACCCTCGTCGTCCAGGGCGCGCTCCTCCCTGCCGTCGTCCGCTGGGCCGACCTTCCTGCCGAGACCAGTGCGGAGGAAGAGCTCCGCCTCGCCGGCACCACCGCCACCAAGGACGCGCTCGCCGCACTGGACACCCTCGCCGCCGACCTCGGCACCGGCCCCCAGGCCACCGACCAGCTACGCCAGGAACTCCAGCTCCACCTGGACCTCCTGGCCGCCGAACCCACCGGCAACCACCCGGCCCTGCGCCAAGCCACCGACATCACCACCCTGCGCCTCGCCGTCATCGCCCACAAACGCGCCACCGTCATCCGGCTGCGCGACACCCAGAGAATCGACGACAGCGTCCTGCAACGCTTCCAGGCCCGCCTAGACGCCGAGGAACAACGGCTCGCCCCGACCGAGCCAGCTGAGTAG
- a CDS encoding nuclear transport factor 2 family protein, whose product MCHIEFATSTAPADVVRRQYLASAAGDLDALRATLAPDVEWTEMAGFPLAGTYRTPEGVTANVMEKLGQDWEGWAAHDDTYVVDGGHVVVLARYTATHKATGKPLAVRVAHHFVVRGGLIVRFEQFVDTALVRDAMTPGT is encoded by the coding sequence ATGTGCCACATCGAATTCGCCACCTCCACCGCACCCGCCGACGTCGTACGCCGCCAGTACCTGGCCTCGGCCGCAGGCGATCTGGACGCCCTGCGCGCCACCCTCGCCCCCGACGTGGAGTGGACCGAGATGGCCGGCTTCCCGCTCGCGGGCACGTACCGCACCCCCGAGGGCGTCACCGCCAACGTGATGGAGAAACTCGGCCAGGACTGGGAGGGCTGGGCCGCCCACGACGACACCTACGTCGTCGACGGCGGACACGTCGTCGTCCTGGCCCGCTACACCGCCACCCACAAGGCCACCGGAAAGCCACTCGCCGTCCGCGTCGCCCACCACTTCGTCGTACGCGGTGGACTCATCGTCCGCTTCGAGCAGTTCGTCGACACCGCCCTCGTCCGCGACGCCATGACACCGGGCACGTGA